From the Manis javanica isolate MJ-LG chromosome 11, MJ_LKY, whole genome shotgun sequence genome, one window contains:
- the LOC118971173 gene encoding olfactory receptor 10AG1-like: MSSEGMKAGNNVSTVMQFVLLGFSDLPNLQGLLFGLFSIIYIIILIGNSLIIIITRLDPALQKPMYFFLANLSFLEIGYVSVTLPRILLNLWTQDRSISVLACAAQMRFFLLLAATECLLLTVMAYDRYVAICRPLHYPPVMSLDVCVRMAVGSWIGGIPVQIGQTCQIFSLRFCNSNQINHFFCDIPPILKLACGDTSVHEISVYAVAILFVAAPFVLILASYSKIISTILQLPGVQGRAKAFSTCSSHLLVVLLFFGSAIITYLRPQTNHSAGIDKQLSLFYTIVTPIFSPVIYTLRNKDVIAALRKLLLKK, from the coding sequence ATGAGCTCTGAAGGGATGAAAGCTGGGAACAATGTTTCCACAGTGATGCAGTTTGTACTCCTGGGATTTTCTGACCTTCCAAACCTCCAAGGCCTACTATTTGGGCTGTTCTCCATCATTTACATTATTATCCTAATTGGAAATAgccttataataataataaccaggCTTGACCCTGCACTACAGAAACCCATGTATTTTTTCCTGGCAAATCTTTCCTTCTTGGAAATCGGTTATGTGTCCGTCACTCTCCCTAGGATCCTGCTGAACCTCTGGACTCAGGATAGAAGCATTTCTGTGCTGGCCTGTGCGGCCCAAATGCGCTTCTTCCTGCTGCTGGCAGCCACAGAGTGTCTCCTCCTGacagtgatggcctatgaccgctacgtggccatctgtcGCCCTCTGCACTATCCCCCAGTCATGAGCCTCGACGTCTGTGTCCGAATGGCTGTTGGCTCCTGGATCGGTGGAATCCCAGTGCAGATAGGACAGACATGCCAGATTTTCTCTCTGCGTTTCTGTAATTCTAACCAGATTAACCACTTTTTCTGTGACATCCCTCCCATTCTCAAGCTAGCGTGTGGAGACACTTCAGTACATGAGATTTCGGTCTATGCAGTAGCCATACTGTTTGTTGCAGCCCCTTTCGTATTGATACTCGCCTCTTACAGCAAAATCATTTCCACCATTCTGCAGTTGCCTGGAGTCCAAGGACGGGCCAAGGCTTTCTCCACGTGTTCTTCCCACCTGCTGGTTGTGCTTTTATTCTTTGGATCTGCCATTATCACCTATTTAAGGCCCCAAACCAATCACTCTGCAGGAATTGACAAACAGCTCTCTCTTTTCTACACCATAGTGACTCCAATATTTAGCCCCGTGATATACACCCTTAGGAACAAGGATGTGATTGCTGCACTGAGAaaattattacttaaaaaataa
- the LOC108410336 gene encoding olfactory receptor 10AG1-like gives MLNFPFPQMKHQEKPAEENVTELIGFVLLGFADVPLLQSFLFDLFLVMYIIILVSNGIILLVTKLDPTLHTPMYFFLGNFSFLEICYVSITLPRMLMNLWTQRRTISLVACATQMCFMHMLGATECLLLAVMAYDRYVAICNPLHYPLVMNHKVCVQLVVGSWISGIPVQIGQTCQIFSLHFCGSHLINHFFCDIPPVLSLACGDTFLNEMMVYTVAVLFVMVPFLLILISYTKIISTILKLPSATSRAKAFSTCSSHLMVVALFYGSATITYLRPKTSHSAGTGKVLSLFYTIVTPMFNPMIYSLRNKDVTMALRKLLWK, from the coding sequence ATGTTAAATTTCCCCTTTCCACAGATGAAACACCAAGAAAAACCAGCAGAGGAAAATGTAACTGAACTGATAGGATTTGTTCTTTTGGGCTTTGCGGATGTTCCCCTTCTCCAATCATTTCTATTTGACTTGTTTTTAGTCATGTACATCATTATCTTGGTGAGCAATGGCATCATACTCCTCGTAACAAAACTAGACCCCactctccacacccccatgtactttttcctgggaaatttttcttttttggaaatctGCTATGTGTCAATTACTCTCCCCAGAATGCTCATGAATCTGTGGACCCAGAGAAGAACGATTTCTTTAGTTGCCTGTGCTACACAAATGTGCTTTATGCATATGCTGGGAGCCACAGAGTGTCTCCTCCTGgccgtgatggcctatgaccgctatgtggccatttgTAACCCTTTGCACTATCCTCTAGTCATGAACCACAAAGTGTGTGTCCAGTTGGTGGTTGGCTCCTGGATCAGTGGAATCCCGGTCCAGATAGGGCAGACATGCCAGATTTTCTCTTTGCACTTCTGTGGGTCTCATTTAATcaaccacttcttctgtgacatcccCCCAGTACTCAGCCTAGCCTGTGGGGACACCTTTTTGAATGAAATGATGGTATACACAGTTGCTGTGTTATTTGTTATGGTTCCATTTCTGTTGATCCTTATCTCCTATACCAAAATCATCTCCACAATCCTTAAACTGCCATCAGCCACAAGTCGGgccaaagccttctccacctgttcATCTCATCTCATGGTTGTAGCGTTGTTCTACGGATCAGCCACTATTACCTATTTACGACCCAAGACCAGTCACTCAGCAGGAACTGGTAAAGTGCTTTCTCTCTTCTATACCATCGTGACTCCCATGTTTAACCCCATGATATACAGTCTAAGGAACAAGGATGTCACCATGGCCCTGAGAAAATTGTTATGGAAATAA
- the LOC118971090 gene encoding olfactory receptor 5T17-like produces MSGSTSDLDSQGTQLKNVTKVTTFILMGFTDDFEVQVFLFLLFLAIYLFTLIGNMGMVILVIGDSRLHNPMYYFLSVLSFLDACYSSVITPKMLVNFLSENKSISFLGCAAQMFLFITFGTTECFILAAMAYDRYVAIYNPLLYSVSMSPRVYVPLIIFCYVGGILHGILHTVATFSLSFCASNEIRHVFCDIPPLLALSCSDTHINQLLVFYFAGSIEISTILIVLVSYGFILLAILRMHSAEGRRKVFSTCGSHLTGVSIFHGTVLFMYVRPNSSYALDQDMVVSVFYTIVIPMLNPIIYSLRNKDVKEAMKRSTDIKHILLPQNTET; encoded by the exons atgtcaGGGTCAACATCAGATTTAGACTCACAAGGGACTCAGTTGAAAAATGTGACCAAAGTCACCACATTTATACTGATGGGCTTCACAGATGACTTTGAGGTGCAAGTCttcttatttttactatttctagcAATCTATCTTTTTACTCTGATAGGAAATATGGGGATGGTTATTTTAGTCATTGGGGATTCCCGCCTTCACAACCCGATGTACTATTTTTTGAGTGTGTTATCATTCCTGGACGCCTGCTATTCTTCAGTTATCACTCCAAAAATGTTGGTCAATTTCTTATCAGAGAATAAATCCATTTCATTCCTTGGATGTGCAGCACAAATGTTTCTCTTTATTACTTTTGGAACCACGGAATGCTTTATCTTGGCAGCAATGGCCTATGATCGCTATGTGGCAATCTACAACCCTCTCCTGTATTCAGTGAGCATGTCACCCAGAGTCTATGTGCCACTCATCATTTTCTGCTATGTTGGTGGCATCCTGCATGGTATTTTGCACACAGTGGCCACATTTAGTCTCTCCTTCTGTGCATCCAATGAAATCAGACATGTCTTCTGTGACATCCCTCCTCTCCTGGCTCTTTCTTGCTCTGACACTCACATAAACCAGCTTTTAGTCTTCTACTTTGCAGGCTCTATTGAGATATCCACTATCCTGATAGTCCTGGTCTCCTATGGTTTCATTCTGTTGGCCATTCTGAGGATGCATTCTGCTGAAGGGAGGCGAAAAGTCTTTTCTACGTGTGGCTCTCACTTAACTGGAGTGTCCATTTTCCATGGAACAGTTCTCTTCATGTATGTGAGACCAAATTCCAGCTATGCTTTGGACCAGGACATGGTAGTGTCCGTATTTTACACCATTGTGATTCCAATGCTGAATCCCATCATCTATAGTTTGAGGAACAAAGATGTTAAAGAGGCAATGAAAAGA AGCACAGACATTAAACACATTTTACTTCCACAGAACACAGAGACTTGA